A single genomic interval of Pyrus communis chromosome 7, drPyrComm1.1, whole genome shotgun sequence harbors:
- the LOC137740015 gene encoding probable calcium-binding protein CML23: MSKNDSTSKGSGIGAAGSMEELKKIFNKFDKNGDGRISCDELRGIFGELGSETASLEEVQRIMAEFDKDGDGHIDIAEFAEIINGGSTKELRDAFDLYDLDKNGLISKSELHEVLKRLGQKCSLKECAKMIGSVDADGDGHVNFAEFKKMMTRN; encoded by the coding sequence ATGTCGAAGAACGATTCGACTTCGAAAGGCTCGGGAATCGGCGCCGCCGGCTCCATGGAGGAGCTGAAGAAGATCTTCAACAAGTTCGACAAGAACGGCGACGGCAGGATCTCCTGCGACGAGCTCAGGGGCATTTTCGGCGAGCTCGGCTCCGAGACGGCCTCCCTGGAGGAGGTGCAGCGCATTATGGCGGAGTTCGACAAGGACGGCGACGGCCACATTGACATCGCGGAGTTCGCCGAGATCATCAATGGCGGATCCACCAAGGAGCTTCGCGACGCGTTCGACCTATACGATCTTGACAAGAACGGGCTGATCTCCAAAAGTGAGCTGCACGAGGTGCTGAAGCGGCTGGGGCAGAAGTGCTCGCTCAAGGAGTGCGCGAAGATGATCGGCTCCGTCGACGCCGACGGCGATGGCCACGTCAACTTCGCCGAGTTCAAGAAGATGATGACTCGAAACTAA